In the Halalkalicoccus sp. NIPERK01 genome, one interval contains:
- a CDS encoding DUF6684 family protein produces the protein MSRLLDDRVFNKETLLDSTVNLVPFAILMFFLVLYVVATPEGWKDGSYYSIYMLTLIISMIWGLLHLTYATAKRI, from the coding sequence ATGAGCCGACTGCTCGACGACCGCGTCTTCAACAAGGAGACGCTGCTCGACTCGACGGTGAACCTCGTGCCGTTCGCCATCCTGATGTTCTTTCTCGTGCTGTACGTGGTCGCCACCCCCGAGGGGTGGAAGGACGGGTCGTACTACAGCATCTACATGCTGACGCTCATCATCAGCATGATCTGGGGGCTGTTGCACCTGACGTACGCGACCGCAAAGCGCATCTGA